A genomic stretch from Haloarchaeobius amylolyticus includes:
- a CDS encoding M20/M25/M40 family metallo-hydrolase, with protein MTEFASWDAELRGFLEELLRFDTTDGGELAAQRWLREQFEAFGFETYEWLADADELAEHPSFPDDPAEIETVARPSVAGVVEVGDPAAGPTIVLNGHVDVVPVTESAWDTDPFEPAWDGSRVTARGAADMKAGLAVAVFVARHLATEGEFDGRIVVESVAGEEEGGIGAAAAALSNPYPFDRDAAIVTEPTELDVVTAVEGSVMMELRLEGRSAHAATRWRGESVLPHFETVRHAFADLETEREERVTHPLYEDFPIKWPVSFGTVDAGNWASAVPDELVAQVRIGVAPGETVADVEAEFRERLESVAEESEWLSEHPPEFERFSIQFESAEVDPGEPVVGAVQAAAAAAGLDSEPRGATYGADSRHYEAAGIPTVLFGPGSIEQAHFPNETVDFAEVLTAGAVLSDAVERFCRENQR; from the coding sequence ATGACCGAGTTCGCCAGCTGGGACGCGGAGTTGCGGGGGTTCCTCGAAGAGCTGTTACGATTCGACACGACCGACGGTGGCGAGCTGGCGGCCCAGCGCTGGCTTCGCGAGCAGTTCGAGGCGTTCGGGTTCGAGACGTACGAGTGGCTCGCCGACGCCGACGAGCTGGCAGAGCACCCCTCGTTCCCGGACGACCCCGCCGAGATCGAGACGGTCGCGCGGCCGAGCGTCGCTGGCGTGGTCGAGGTCGGTGACCCGGCGGCCGGGCCGACCATCGTCCTGAACGGGCACGTCGACGTGGTGCCGGTGACCGAGAGCGCGTGGGACACCGACCCCTTCGAGCCGGCGTGGGACGGTTCGCGCGTGACGGCCCGGGGTGCGGCCGACATGAAGGCGGGGCTGGCGGTCGCGGTGTTCGTGGCCCGCCACCTCGCAACGGAGGGGGAGTTCGACGGGCGCATCGTGGTCGAGTCGGTGGCTGGCGAGGAGGAGGGCGGTATCGGCGCGGCTGCGGCGGCGCTGTCGAACCCGTACCCCTTCGACCGGGACGCGGCCATCGTCACCGAGCCGACCGAGCTGGACGTGGTGACGGCCGTCGAGGGGAGCGTCATGATGGAGCTTCGCCTCGAGGGGCGGTCGGCACACGCGGCGACGCGCTGGCGCGGCGAGTCGGTGCTGCCGCACTTCGAGACGGTCCGCCACGCGTTCGCGGACCTGGAGACCGAGCGCGAGGAGCGCGTGACCCATCCCCTCTACGAGGACTTCCCCATCAAGTGGCCGGTGAGCTTCGGGACGGTCGATGCGGGGAACTGGGCCTCGGCGGTGCCCGACGAGCTGGTCGCACAGGTGCGCATCGGGGTCGCACCGGGCGAGACTGTCGCCGACGTGGAGGCCGAGTTCCGCGAGCGCCTCGAGTCGGTGGCCGAGGAGAGCGAGTGGCTCAGCGAGCACCCGCCCGAGTTCGAGCGCTTCTCCATCCAGTTCGAGTCCGCCGAGGTCGACCCCGGAGAGCCGGTCGTCGGCGCGGTGCAGGCCGCGGCCGCGGCGGCCGGGCTGGACAGCGAGCCCCGGGGGGCGACCTACGGGGCGGACAGCCGGCACTACGAGGCGGCCGGTATCCCGACCGTGCTGTTCGGGCCGGGGAGCATCGAGCAGGCGCACTTCCCGAACGAGACCGTCGACTTCGCGGAGGTGCTGACGGCGGGCGCGGTGCTCTCGGACGCGGTCGAACGCTTCTGCCGCGAGAATCAGAGGTAG
- a CDS encoding sodium:calcium antiporter, with the protein MVDVSTIQPLLVGVLALAVLVKSAQGAVGALIRLAKHYDVPDVVVGVTIVAVGTSLPEIGSHVIASLGIVSGTLDFTVASATVLGGNMGSSVTQQLLLFGIFLVGYGRYHPRSTFLRSTFVPMVLASVLVLLVAVDGTISRLDGLLLLAAYAAHTYYAVTHRERGGVPPEPESKRVGRDAAIAVLGLVGVIVGAYVVLEAVELVVDRLRLGGSMVGLVTIGLAAALPELSTVFEGLRRRAPDIAIGTLVGSNIVNPLLAIGLGGAISTYQVPQAVVVWDLPVKVLAGVAVLGWLWTLGKGSLGRREGFYMIMAYFAFVSGRLLLFAGQ; encoded by the coding sequence ATGGTCGACGTCTCGACTATCCAACCGTTGCTCGTGGGAGTGCTCGCGCTGGCGGTCCTCGTCAAGAGCGCGCAGGGGGCGGTCGGGGCGCTCATCCGACTCGCCAAGCACTACGACGTCCCCGACGTGGTCGTCGGCGTGACCATCGTCGCGGTCGGGACGAGCCTGCCCGAGATCGGCTCGCACGTCATCGCGTCGCTGGGCATCGTCTCCGGGACGCTCGACTTCACCGTGGCCTCGGCGACGGTCCTCGGCGGGAACATGGGCTCGTCGGTGACCCAGCAGTTGCTGCTGTTCGGCATCTTCCTCGTGGGGTACGGGCGCTACCACCCGCGCAGCACCTTCCTCAGGTCGACGTTCGTCCCGATGGTGCTGGCGTCCGTGCTCGTCCTGCTGGTCGCGGTCGACGGGACGATATCGCGCCTCGACGGCCTCCTGCTCCTGGCGGCGTACGCGGCGCACACGTACTACGCCGTGACCCACCGCGAGCGCGGTGGGGTGCCCCCGGAGCCCGAGAGCAAGCGCGTGGGGCGTGACGCCGCCATCGCGGTGCTGGGGCTGGTCGGCGTCATCGTCGGGGCCTACGTCGTGCTCGAGGCCGTCGAGCTGGTCGTCGACCGGCTCCGCCTCGGCGGGTCGATGGTCGGCCTCGTCACCATCGGGCTCGCGGCTGCCCTGCCAGAGCTCTCGACCGTCTTCGAGGGGCTGCGCCGGCGCGCCCCCGACATCGCCATCGGGACGCTCGTCGGGAGCAACATCGTGAACCCGCTGCTCGCCATCGGGCTGGGCGGCGCCATCTCGACGTACCAGGTCCCGCAGGCGGTCGTGGTGTGGGACCTCCCGGTGAAGGTCCTCGCGGGGGTCGCCGTACTCGGCTGGCTGTGGACGCTCGGGAAGGGCAGCCTCGGCAGGAGGGAGGGGTTCTACATGATAATGGCCTACTTCGCCTTCGTCAGCGGTCGATTGCTGCTGTTCGCCGGGCAGTGA
- a CDS encoding DUF7119 family protein, whose protein sequence is MTDDPPTGAGRESPVGEPVIRGDPAVTGERARDAVEFDPDDPESVAEAADTVRRFAQNTVGGSDNVYMLRGAAACAALVRGTGSYKVAAERAGDPATVSFIRKWARVHDLPQSIRRHVAMGHIAPTAAKHIARVGGEARFHLAWATLDGDLTVRQVRTVASAVNDGVPVEEALAEHDVSLGELTVTLPADVYRELRRHAAIESKSVDEAVSDALSDYL, encoded by the coding sequence ATGACAGACGACCCTCCGACCGGTGCCGGCCGTGAATCGCCGGTCGGCGAGCCCGTCATCCGCGGCGACCCCGCGGTGACCGGCGAACGCGCCCGGGACGCGGTCGAGTTCGACCCCGACGACCCCGAGAGCGTCGCCGAGGCCGCCGACACGGTGCGCCGGTTCGCACAGAACACGGTCGGCGGTAGCGACAACGTCTACATGCTCCGCGGGGCGGCCGCCTGCGCCGCACTCGTCCGCGGGACCGGCTCCTACAAGGTCGCAGCCGAGCGCGCCGGCGACCCCGCGACCGTCTCGTTCATCCGGAAGTGGGCCCGCGTCCACGACCTCCCCCAGTCCATCCGCCGGCACGTCGCGATGGGCCACATCGCCCCGACCGCCGCCAAGCACATCGCCCGCGTCGGCGGCGAGGCCCGGTTCCACCTCGCGTGGGCCACCCTCGACGGCGACCTCACGGTCCGCCAGGTCCGCACCGTCGCCAGCGCCGTCAACGACGGCGTCCCCGTCGAGGAGGCGCTCGCAGAACACGACGTGTCCCTCGGCGAACTCACCGTGACGCTCCCCGCCGACGTCTACCGCGAACTCCGCCGACACGCCGCCATCGAGAGCAAGTCCGTCGACGAGGCCGTCTCGGACGCCCTCTCCGACTACCTCTGA
- a CDS encoding nitrite/sulfite reductase, with translation MPTDVEEWKSELYGTDIRAHMERFAEEGWDAIPEDERDAWFERFKWYGLYHQRAGQESYFMMRIGPPAGVLEPGQLRKIGEVAKEYSQGPAENPEFGNGWADVTTRQAIQLHWINIEDVPDIWDELESVGLSTLQACGDSWRNIVGCPVAGKDKHEHVDALPTIHELNDRFKGNEEHSNLPRKWKVSVTGCREGCGQGDINDLALEPATKEIDGEQVEGYNIRVGGGLSRNEPRLARDIDVFATPERVADVAGGISALFREYGDREDRYNARIKFLVDEWGTEKLRETLQEEFVDFELHTAGEDLRSEYTYNAGYEKGGHHDHVGIHEQDDGNYYVGLNCLVGRVGADDVIAMADAAEEYASGEARLTQRQNIILTDVPEENLDDLLSEPVFEHYSPDPHPFMRGSIACTGTEFCSLSIVETKNRQVRYARWLKEHVDLPEGIEDFHIHLSGCTASCAQPQIADVSLRGMKTRKDGEPVEALDIGLGGGLGEEPQFAEWVTERVPADEVPGAIENLLANFEAQREGEESFRAFVASRDAEELAELVEPEETSYEDPFMHNTKRTWYPYAEEDSMDASPAPNAADGTPLADADD, from the coding sequence ATGCCGACCGACGTCGAGGAGTGGAAGTCCGAGCTCTACGGCACGGACATCCGCGCCCACATGGAACGGTTCGCCGAGGAGGGCTGGGACGCCATCCCGGAGGACGAGCGAGACGCGTGGTTCGAGCGCTTCAAGTGGTACGGCCTGTACCACCAGCGCGCCGGCCAGGAGTCCTACTTCATGATGCGCATCGGGCCGCCGGCAGGCGTGCTCGAACCCGGCCAGCTCCGGAAGATCGGAGAGGTCGCGAAGGAGTACTCGCAGGGCCCCGCCGAGAACCCCGAGTTCGGGAACGGCTGGGCCGACGTGACCACCCGTCAGGCCATCCAGCTCCACTGGATCAACATCGAGGACGTGCCCGACATCTGGGACGAACTCGAGTCCGTGGGCCTCTCGACCCTGCAGGCCTGCGGTGACTCCTGGCGCAACATCGTCGGCTGTCCGGTCGCCGGCAAGGACAAGCACGAGCACGTCGACGCGCTGCCGACCATCCACGAGCTCAACGACCGCTTCAAGGGCAACGAGGAGCACTCGAACCTCCCCCGGAAGTGGAAGGTCTCCGTCACCGGCTGCCGCGAGGGCTGTGGCCAGGGCGACATCAACGACCTCGCGCTCGAACCCGCCACGAAGGAGATCGACGGCGAACAGGTCGAGGGCTACAACATCCGCGTTGGCGGCGGCCTCTCCCGGAACGAGCCCCGCCTCGCCCGCGACATCGACGTGTTCGCGACGCCCGAGCGCGTCGCCGACGTCGCCGGCGGCATCTCGGCGCTGTTCCGCGAGTACGGTGACCGCGAGGACCGCTACAACGCCCGCATCAAGTTCCTCGTCGACGAGTGGGGCACCGAGAAGCTCCGCGAGACGCTCCAGGAGGAGTTCGTCGACTTCGAACTCCACACCGCCGGCGAGGACCTCCGCTCGGAGTACACCTACAACGCCGGCTACGAGAAGGGCGGCCACCACGACCACGTGGGTATCCACGAGCAGGACGACGGCAACTACTACGTCGGCCTGAACTGCCTCGTGGGCCGCGTCGGCGCGGACGACGTCATCGCGATGGCCGACGCCGCCGAGGAGTACGCCTCCGGCGAGGCACGCCTCACCCAGCGCCAGAACATCATCCTCACGGACGTCCCCGAGGAGAACCTCGACGACCTGCTTTCGGAGCCGGTCTTCGAGCACTACTCGCCGGACCCGCACCCGTTCATGCGTGGCTCCATCGCCTGTACCGGCACCGAGTTCTGCTCGCTCTCCATCGTGGAGACGAAGAACCGGCAGGTGCGCTACGCTCGCTGGCTGAAGGAGCACGTCGACCTGCCCGAGGGCATCGAGGACTTCCACATCCACCTCTCGGGCTGTACGGCCTCCTGCGCCCAGCCCCAGATCGCCGACGTCTCCCTGCGCGGCATGAAGACGCGCAAGGACGGCGAGCCGGTCGAGGCCCTCGACATCGGCCTCGGCGGCGGCCTCGGCGAGGAGCCCCAGTTCGCGGAGTGGGTCACCGAGCGCGTCCCGGCCGACGAGGTCCCGGGCGCCATCGAGAACCTGCTCGCGAACTTCGAGGCCCAGCGCGAGGGTGAGGAGAGCTTCCGGGCCTTCGTCGCTTCGCGCGACGCCGAGGAACTCGCGGAACTCGTCGAACCCGAGGAGACCAGCTACGAGGACCCGTTCATGCACAACACGAAGCGGACGTGGTACCCCTACGCCGAGGAGGACTCGATGGACGCGAGCCCGGCCCCGAACGCGGCGGACGGCACGCCGCTGGCGGACGCCGACGACTGA